The Paenibacillus tianjinensis genome has a window encoding:
- the pssA gene encoding CDP-diacylglycerol--serine O-phosphatidyltransferase yields the protein MIQKSIPSLFTIGNLMLGMFGIMMAFDGKLSMAAIMVIIAMLLDGLDGRVARALKCESEFGKELDSLSDVVSFGVAPALIMYLTSLQDLNSALGWTVTAIFPVFGALRLARFNVRPGIPGYFVGLPIPAAGGVLATLALFHKDVSAPFMIIATLLLSYLMVSTMKYPNFKKIGLPKKAVIGAPVVIVVAVAVAVIFPEQIAKMIFVLLGLYALYGFKQNIDRLNARRRHRRRRRSEDKVYHSKNG from the coding sequence GAGTCTTTTTACCATTGGTAACCTGATGCTTGGAATGTTTGGTATCATGATGGCGTTTGACGGCAAGCTTAGCATGGCCGCTATCATGGTGATTATTGCTATGCTTTTAGACGGACTGGATGGCCGGGTTGCGCGTGCGCTTAAATGCGAAAGTGAATTTGGTAAGGAACTGGATTCTTTATCCGACGTGGTCTCTTTTGGGGTAGCACCGGCACTGATTATGTATTTGACTAGCCTGCAGGACCTGAATTCTGCGCTTGGCTGGACGGTTACGGCGATTTTCCCGGTATTCGGGGCACTGCGTCTGGCACGTTTTAATGTCCGTCCGGGAATTCCCGGGTATTTTGTCGGATTGCCGATTCCTGCAGCTGGTGGCGTTCTGGCCACGCTGGCTCTTTTTCATAAAGATGTTTCCGCTCCGTTTATGATTATCGCAACACTGCTCTTATCTTATCTGATGGTCAGTACGATGAAATACCCTAATTTTAAAAAGATCGGTCTGCCTAAAAAAGCTGTAATCGGCGCACCCGTAGTCATTGTTGTCGCGGTTGCAGTAGCGGTTATTTTTCCGGAACAGATCGCCAAGATGATCTTTGTGCTGCTTGGGCTATATGCGCTGTACGGCTTTAAGCAGAATATTGACCGGTTGAATGCACGCCGCCGTCACCGCCGCAGAAGACGTTCGGAAGACAAGGTTTATCATTCTAAGAACGGCTAG
- a CDS encoding nucleoside triphosphate pyrophosphohydrolase family protein encodes MSAPSLQAFQDQVSELLLRHRSLLDVMSKNGQSSASVNRAVVKAITECGCIQLHATKQVFEPALGLEEAKELAGTHLEGELCENCREVIASELGRELFYMSALCNLLDINMDEVVAKESQKCATLGLFNLS; translated from the coding sequence ATGAGTGCACCAAGTTTACAGGCTTTTCAGGATCAAGTCTCCGAACTGCTGCTCCGTCACCGTAGTCTTCTGGATGTCATGTCCAAAAACGGCCAAAGCAGCGCTTCTGTTAATCGGGCTGTCGTTAAGGCCATCACGGAATGCGGATGCATCCAGCTGCACGCCACCAAGCAGGTATTCGAGCCGGCTCTTGGTCTTGAAGAAGCTAAGGAGCTGGCAGGCACTCATCTGGAAGGTGAGCTGTGCGAGAACTGCCGCGAGGTCATTGCTTCTGAGTTGGGACGCGAACTGTTCTATATGTCTGCACTATGCAATCTGCTTGACATTAATATGGACGAGGTTGTGGCAAAGGAGTCGCAGAAATGCGCTACACTCGGATTATTTAATCTGTCCTGA
- a CDS encoding PIN/TRAM domain-containing protein — MWKKVVLTLAGLLGAWSGFSLYHTAERGFPEGMGKLGESLPVEGSILFTVLGAIIFLFAGTLCADWGGSKLREAVLYCSRIPMNEMAAGAAGLTGGLLLSLLLHPAMDWLGKAGDLLQVAVTLALGYMGLRIGLEKKDELASLWATGRWGQPDEPEGRGLEEHKILDTSVIIDGRIADICKTGFIEGTIVIPEFVLEELQHIADSSDLLKRNRGRRGLDILNKIQKELDVKVLIYEGDFEEISEVDSKLVKLAKVLRGKVVTNDFNLNKVCELQGVSVLNINDLANAVKPVVLPGEEIIVQVIKDGKEHGQGVAYLDDGTMIVVEGGREYIGTTMEVLVTSVLQTSAGRMIFAKPKLLEKAQ; from the coding sequence ATGTGGAAAAAGGTGGTTTTGACGCTCGCCGGGTTACTCGGTGCCTGGTCCGGCTTTTCGCTATACCATACGGCAGAAAGAGGATTCCCTGAAGGGATGGGAAAACTGGGAGAAAGTCTGCCTGTGGAAGGAAGCATTTTATTTACGGTGCTGGGTGCCATTATTTTTTTGTTTGCGGGGACTTTATGCGCGGATTGGGGAGGTTCAAAGCTGCGGGAGGCGGTCTTGTACTGTTCGCGTATACCGATGAATGAAATGGCCGCAGGTGCCGCTGGTCTGACAGGAGGACTGCTGCTGTCCCTGCTGCTTCATCCCGCTATGGATTGGCTTGGCAAAGCCGGAGACCTGCTGCAAGTGGCTGTTACACTGGCACTGGGTTATATGGGGCTGCGGATCGGGCTGGAGAAGAAAGATGAGCTGGCTTCACTCTGGGCCACAGGACGCTGGGGACAGCCGGACGAGCCGGAGGGCCGAGGGCTGGAAGAGCATAAGATTCTGGATACCAGCGTCATCATAGACGGGCGGATCGCCGACATCTGCAAAACAGGGTTTATTGAAGGGACGATTGTCATTCCGGAATTCGTGCTTGAAGAGCTGCAGCATATTGCCGATTCTTCCGATCTGCTGAAGCGCAACCGTGGACGGCGGGGGCTCGACATCCTTAACAAGATTCAGAAAGAGCTGGATGTGAAGGTACTTATCTACGAAGGAGATTTCGAGGAAATTTCCGAGGTGGACAGCAAGCTGGTCAAGCTGGCTAAGGTACTCCGCGGCAAGGTCGTCACCAATGACTTCAATCTTAACAAGGTATGTGAGCTTCAGGGCGTGTCCGTACTCAATATTAATGATTTGGCTAATGCGGTTAAGCCGGTCGTGCTGCCTGGGGAAGAAATTATTGTGCAGGTGATTAAAGACGGCAAGGAGCATGGCCAAGGGGTGGCATATCTTGATGACGGGACGATGATTGTCGTTGAGGGCGGACGCGAGTACATCGGGACAACGATGGAAGTGCTTGTGACAAGCGTGCTGCAGACTTCAGCAGGCAGGATGATTTTTGCTAAACCGAAACTTCTGGAAAAAGCGCAATAA